From Streptomyces cyaneogriseus subsp. noncyanogenus, the proteins below share one genomic window:
- a CDS encoding tyrosine-type recombinase/integrase gives MPTVIQLSAGKALTVRAAADVFLDSLGNPNTVRNYGIGVGKTAARLGEGRPLASVADDEIGEALELLWGTAAVNTWNSRRAGVLSWLGWCRERGYEGPMVPAWAKRLAVPDSETPARSKMAIDRLVARREVHLREKTLWRMLYETAGRAEEILGVNIEDLDFAGRRCPVKAKGARSKARRRGQAREDFVLETVYWDAGTARLLKGRTRGPVFVTHRRPGPGKVVSPRDVCPDTGLARLSYGQARALLDEHTAVHGPGTGWDLHEYRHSGLTHLGEAGASLLMLMAKSRHKKPENVRRYFKPSPDAIAEITSLLAPGDSRR, from the coding sequence GTGCCCACCGTCATACAGCTGTCGGCCGGGAAGGCGTTGACCGTCCGTGCGGCGGCGGACGTGTTCCTCGACTCGCTCGGTAACCCGAACACAGTTCGGAACTACGGGATCGGGGTGGGCAAGACCGCCGCACGGCTCGGTGAGGGCCGGCCGCTGGCGTCGGTCGCGGACGACGAGATCGGCGAGGCTCTGGAACTGCTGTGGGGTACCGCGGCGGTGAACACCTGGAACTCCCGCCGGGCGGGGGTGCTGTCCTGGCTCGGCTGGTGTCGTGAGCGCGGCTACGAAGGGCCGATGGTCCCTGCCTGGGCGAAGCGGCTGGCGGTGCCGGACTCCGAGACCCCGGCGCGCTCGAAGATGGCTATCGACCGGCTGGTCGCGCGGCGTGAGGTGCACCTGCGGGAGAAGACGCTGTGGCGGATGCTGTACGAGACCGCCGGCCGTGCGGAGGAGATCCTCGGCGTGAACATCGAGGACCTGGACTTCGCCGGGCGTCGCTGCCCGGTCAAGGCGAAGGGCGCGCGGAGCAAGGCCCGCCGCCGGGGCCAGGCACGCGAGGACTTCGTGCTGGAGACGGTGTACTGGGACGCCGGTACCGCCCGGCTGTTGAAGGGCCGCACACGCGGGCCGGTGTTCGTCACCCACCGCCGCCCGGGGCCGGGCAAGGTCGTCAGCCCGCGTGACGTGTGCCCGGACACCGGGCTGGCCCGGCTGTCGTACGGGCAGGCCCGCGCCCTTCTCGACGAGCACACCGCCGTGCACGGGCCGGGCACGGGCTGGGACCTGCACGAATACCGTCACTCCGGCCTCACCCACCTGGGCGAGGCCGGGGCCAGCCTGCTGATGCTGATGGCCAAGTCGAGACACAAGAAGCCGGAGAACGTCCGCCGCTACTTCAAGCCCTCGCCCGACGCCATCGCAGAGATCACCAGTCTCCTCGCCCCAGGTGACAGCAGGCGCTGA
- the thrS gene encoding threonine--tRNA ligase, producing the protein MHDHRKLGRELGLFDTDPLIGAGLPYWLPDGAAVRHTLEEYIRAAERRAGYQHVYSPVLGKRELYEISGHWAHYSDDMFPPMDLGAEQVVLRPSLCPHHAVIYRSRSHSYRELPLRMAELGGMYRSELSGVLGGLTRVRAIQLNDAHIFCALDQVAEEAQAALEMIRQAYEALSITPTRYRLSLPGPGGTYVAAPEKWQRSTALLTDVLDRSGLPYEAAEGEAAFYGPKIDVQVTDGAGRESTLSTVQVDFHQPEQFDLHYIGADGAKHRPVMVHRSIIGSVERAVAHLIEQHGGAFPAWLAPTQLVILPISDTELPNAAALAQRCTRLGLRAQIAGPDRGSLGARIREARLVPYQAVIGAKEAADDHVALRLRDGRRLDPQPVSDVLTHISALIGAHSTDLWADATS; encoded by the coding sequence GTGCACGACCACCGCAAGCTCGGCCGTGAACTGGGCCTGTTCGACACCGATCCGCTGATCGGCGCCGGCCTGCCGTACTGGCTGCCCGACGGCGCGGCCGTGAGGCACACCCTGGAGGAGTACATCCGTGCCGCCGAGCGCCGGGCGGGCTACCAGCACGTGTACTCACCGGTCCTCGGCAAGCGGGAGCTGTACGAGATCTCGGGGCATTGGGCGCACTACAGCGACGACATGTTCCCCCCGATGGACCTCGGCGCAGAGCAGGTCGTCCTGCGGCCGAGCCTGTGCCCCCATCACGCGGTGATCTACCGCTCCCGCTCCCACAGCTACCGCGAACTGCCCCTGCGGATGGCCGAACTGGGCGGCATGTACCGCTCCGAACTCTCGGGCGTGCTCGGTGGGCTGACCCGGGTGCGGGCCATCCAGCTCAATGACGCGCACATCTTCTGCGCCCTGGACCAGGTCGCCGAGGAGGCGCAGGCGGCGCTGGAGATGATCCGCCAGGCGTACGAGGCGCTCAGCATCACCCCCACTCGGTACCGGCTCTCCCTCCCAGGGCCCGGTGGCACGTACGTTGCCGCACCCGAGAAGTGGCAGCGCTCCACCGCACTGCTGACCGACGTCCTCGACCGCTCCGGCCTGCCCTACGAGGCAGCCGAGGGAGAGGCCGCGTTCTACGGCCCCAAGATCGACGTCCAGGTCACCGACGGCGCCGGCCGGGAGTCCACCCTGTCCACCGTCCAGGTCGACTTCCACCAGCCCGAGCAGTTCGACCTGCACTACATCGGCGCGGACGGCGCCAAACACCGCCCGGTCATGGTCCACCGGAGCATCATCGGCAGCGTGGAACGAGCCGTCGCCCATCTCATCGAACAGCACGGCGGGGCCTTTCCTGCCTGGCTCGCCCCCACTCAGCTGGTGATCCTCCCGATCTCCGACACCGAACTGCCGAACGCCGCAGCCCTCGCCCAACGCTGCACCCGGCTGGGACTGCGCGCCCAGATCGCGGGACCGGACCGCGGCAGCCTGGGCGCCCGAATCCGAGAGGCGCGCCTGGTTCCCTACCAAGCCGTCATCGGTGCCAAGGAGGCCGCTGACGATCACGTCGCACTGCGCTTGCGTGACGGACGCCGACTCGACCCGCAGCCGGTCAGTGACGTACTCACGCACATCAGCGCTCTCATCGGGGCCCACAGCACCGATCTGTGGGCCGACGCCACCTCATAG